From a single Silene latifolia isolate original U9 population chromosome 6, ASM4854445v1, whole genome shotgun sequence genomic region:
- the LOC141588595 gene encoding vinorine synthase-like, which produces MNDPQVKQKSCEFIKPLNPTSPKHKHFVLSFIDQNFPPVHLPLLLIYPSWDSPIRSSDDIISTLKTSLSETLTIFYPLAGRCIGQTTVSCNDQGVPFIETVVNCRLDDVLNSPTKIDVLSKLLPPMDLFSFGQLPISEVLPLAFQINIFACGGVVIGCYMLHKLLDAASISTFLNYWAGHAKNRDLDLLRPNFDAAVTAFPPPSSNVDDTTIENSGGGNPGIAMLWNRLGSIKVVVKSFIFNNATIKKLKVDGSSKVVPTPTSFEAVVGFVWQHVMPAGPSVVSFSANIRNRTIPPLPRESMGNLLIGLHPRVDKRGELTDLVKEIHNEVLKLEQKVESLKGENGVDAFLACRDSGCPAGTTLYNLSSWCNLGMDRVDFGFGKPSKIIPYGMVNPLLRNSIMLVDYTDCNGDGIEVWLFLEEKEMEILESNPQFLAFASPT; this is translated from the coding sequence ATGAATGATCCCCAAGTGAAACAAAAATCATGTGAATTCATAAAACCATTGAACCCAACTTCTCCAaaacacaaacactttgttttgtCTTTCATAGATCAAAACTTCCCACCAGTTCATTTGCCTTTACTTTTGATTTACCCTAGTTGGGATTCTCCTATAAGATCTTCTGACGATATTATCAGCACCTTAAAAACATCCCTTTCTGAGACCCTAACAATATTCTACCCTCTTGCCGGTCGTTGCATAGGCCAAACCACGGTCTCATGCAACGATCAAGGGGTACCTTTCATTGAGACGGTCGTCAATTGCCGTCTCGACGATGTTCTCAACTCCCCTACAAAAATTGACGTGTTGAGCAAGTTACTACCCCCCATGGATTTATTCTCTTTTGGGCAACTCCCTATTTCTGAGGTTCTCCCTCTTGCATTTCAAATCAATATATTTGCATGTGGTGGGGTAGTCATTGGGTGCTACATGCTCCACAAACTCCTTGATGCAGCCTCAATTAGTACTTTTCTAAACTATTGGGCTGGCCATGCCAAAAACCGCGATTTAGACCTGCTTCGGCCCAATTTTGATGCTGCGGTCACCGCCTTTCCCCCGCCTAGTTCCAATGTAGACGACACCACGATTGAAAATAGCGGTGGTGGGAACCCCGGTATAGCCATGCTATGGAACCGTCTTGGTTCAATCAAAGTCGTCGTTAAGAGCTTCATATTCAACAACGCAACCATAAAGAAACTCAAGGTTGATGGGTCAAGTAAAGTGGTCCCTACCCCAACCAGTTTCGAGGCTGTGGTCGGGTTCGTGTGGCAACACGTTATGCCAGCGGGTCCCAGTGTTGTTTCATTTAGTGCGAACATTAGGAATAGAACAATACCCCCGTTGCCTAGGGAGAGTATGGGTAATTTGCTCATAGGTTTGCACCCAAGGGTCGATAAGCGGGGCGAACTAACCGATCTTGTAAAGGAGATCCATAATGAAGTATTGAAATTAGAACAGAAAGTTGAGAGTTTGAAGGGTGAAAATGGGGTGGATGCTTTTCTTGCATGTAGGGATAGTGGTTGCCCTGCGGGTACAACTCTGTATAATCTTTCTAGTTGGTGTAACCTTGGAATGGATCGGGTCGATTTCGGGTTTGGAAAGCCTAGTAAGATTATTCCATATGGTATGGTAAACCCTCTCCTAAGGAATTCTATAATGCTTGTTGATTATACTGATTGCAATGGTGATGGAATTGAAGTTTGGTTATTTTTGGAGGAGAAAGAAATGGAAATCTTAGAATCCAACCCACAATTCCTTGCATTTGCATCACCTACCTAG